From Paraflavitalea devenefica, the proteins below share one genomic window:
- a CDS encoding hybrid sensor histidine kinase/response regulator transcription factor, translating into MVRSLTKRLLLTRLPGPCIAPLLVSGLLLLLLLPACTGQKKQAAYTIGFSQCIESDAWRRTMLEGMKKELAFHPGVQFIYRQANGNSQQQEAQVKELLQKHIDLLIISPNEAAPLTPVVEEAFRKGIPVIVVDRKIATPLYTAYVGGDNYEIGKMAGQYAVNLLNGKGKIIEITGLPKSSPAIERRQGFADAIKNYPGLQIIRQVNGEWLQQTAQQELAKIAPQYPDVNLVFAHNDMMSLGTYEVYKNSGLTKPYIIGVDGLPATGMKFVAGKMTTATMLYPTGGEEAIRIAMKILNKENVAKENLLQTTVIDSTNVRIMQLQAAKTASQQQQIERQQSMLKEQQRIYNNQRTLVYILVLSLILSLILGGLAFYSLRENRKISKKLQAQNQEILDHQAQLVAMSEKAKAANEAKVNFFTNISHEFRTPLTLILGPMEELLANSKNSYHTNQTLGLIQKNVIRLLRLVNQLMDFRKIEVDKMKLRAAETDLITFTAEIIQSYKSIAQKRNIDLRLITKERQLLVWMDITMLDKVIFNLLSNAFKFTKDNGYVHIYISKNEPGSQAIMKIEDNGVGMSKDAIDHAFDVFYQGEYENYKGSGLGLALSKELIGLHKGTITVSSEKWKGTRFEISLPLGNAHLEKDEMTESVQESSQAVLYEHEKIYTADLKTETSIKTETEESPAEKTHTVLIIEDNADLRQFLVNKLSGQYEILEADNGQYALQQAFDYVPDLIICDVVIPGKDGMALTHIFKNDVRTSHIPVVLLTAKTAMEQQIEGMKNRADAYITKPFNVLLLQQTIKSLLDNRARLKEHFTGELPTGLKTQTISKPDRKFINEFSALVESNLSNEDFTVETICKHIGISRVQLYRKVKALLNVNVNDYILNTRLQKAKYFLKNEDTPIGEIASKTGFSSSAYFSSVFKTKVGITPKEYREK; encoded by the coding sequence CATCGGGTTTTCGCAATGTATTGAATCGGATGCCTGGCGCAGGACCATGCTGGAAGGCATGAAAAAGGAGCTGGCTTTCCATCCGGGTGTACAGTTTATTTACCGGCAGGCAAACGGCAATAGTCAGCAACAGGAAGCGCAGGTGAAGGAATTACTGCAAAAGCATATTGACCTGCTCATCATCTCTCCCAATGAAGCAGCGCCGCTAACGCCGGTAGTGGAGGAGGCCTTCCGCAAGGGAATACCGGTCATTGTGGTCGACAGGAAAATAGCCACACCTTTATATACGGCCTATGTAGGCGGCGACAACTATGAGATCGGCAAAATGGCCGGCCAGTATGCCGTGAATTTGCTTAACGGCAAAGGAAAGATCATCGAAATAACTGGGTTGCCCAAATCATCACCTGCCATAGAACGGCGCCAGGGTTTTGCGGATGCGATCAAAAACTATCCCGGTCTGCAGATCATACGGCAGGTAAACGGGGAGTGGCTGCAGCAAACGGCCCAACAGGAACTTGCCAAAATAGCGCCGCAATACCCGGATGTAAATCTGGTCTTTGCGCACAATGATATGATGTCGCTGGGGACTTACGAAGTATATAAAAACAGCGGGCTGACAAAGCCCTATATCATTGGCGTGGATGGTTTGCCGGCTACGGGGATGAAATTTGTGGCGGGCAAAATGACCACCGCTACCATGTTATATCCCACCGGTGGCGAAGAAGCCATCAGGATAGCCATGAAAATCCTTAATAAGGAGAACGTTGCTAAGGAAAACCTCCTGCAGACCACGGTTATTGATTCTACCAATGTGCGCATCATGCAACTGCAGGCAGCCAAAACGGCCAGCCAGCAACAGCAGATAGAGCGGCAGCAATCCATGTTAAAAGAACAACAAAGGATCTATAACAACCAGCGCACCCTGGTTTACATCCTGGTACTGTCTCTGATCTTGTCGCTTATTCTAGGCGGATTGGCTTTCTATTCTTTACGGGAAAACAGGAAGATCAGTAAAAAACTGCAGGCGCAAAACCAGGAGATCCTCGACCACCAGGCGCAACTGGTAGCCATGTCGGAAAAAGCCAAAGCGGCCAATGAAGCCAAGGTCAACTTCTTTACCAACATATCACACGAATTCAGAACACCTTTAACACTTATACTTGGGCCAATGGAAGAATTACTGGCCAACAGTAAAAACAGCTATCATACCAACCAAACCCTTGGTTTAATACAGAAGAACGTTATACGGCTGTTGCGGCTGGTGAACCAACTGATGGATTTCAGGAAAATAGAAGTGGACAAAATGAAACTAAGGGCCGCTGAAACCGACCTGATCACTTTTACAGCCGAGATCATACAATCGTACAAAAGCATTGCACAAAAAAGGAATATCGACCTTCGCCTCATCACCAAAGAAAGACAACTGCTGGTATGGATGGATATAACCATGCTGGATAAAGTGATTTTTAATCTGTTGTCCAATGCATTCAAGTTTACCAAAGACAATGGATACGTACACATTTACATCAGTAAAAATGAGCCCGGCAGCCAGGCGATCATGAAAATTGAAGACAATGGGGTAGGCATGTCGAAAGATGCCATTGACCATGCTTTTGATGTATTTTACCAGGGCGAATATGAAAACTACAAAGGATCGGGTCTGGGCCTGGCCTTATCCAAAGAACTCATCGGATTACATAAAGGCACCATTACCGTATCGAGTGAAAAATGGAAGGGCACCAGGTTTGAAATAAGTCTGCCTTTGGGCAATGCCCATCTTGAAAAAGACGAAATGACGGAGTCTGTGCAGGAATCCAGCCAGGCAGTTTTATATGAGCACGAAAAAATATATACCGCTGATCTTAAAACTGAAACCTCTATAAAAACTGAAACAGAAGAATCACCGGCTGAAAAAACACATACGGTATTAATTATAGAAGACAATGCAGACCTACGGCAATTCCTGGTGAACAAATTAAGCGGTCAATATGAAATACTGGAAGCGGATAATGGTCAGTATGCCTTGCAACAGGCTTTCGACTATGTCCCCGACCTGATTATTTGCGATGTGGTGATTCCCGGGAAAGATGGCATGGCGCTTACTCATATCTTTAAAAATGATGTCCGCACTTCCCATATTCCGGTTGTGTTGTTAACTGCCAAAACAGCCATGGAGCAGCAGATCGAAGGCATGAAAAACAGGGCGGACGCCTACATTACAAAGCCCTTCAACGTATTGTTACTGCAGCAAACCATCAAAAGTCTGCTGGATAACAGGGCCAGGCTAAAAGAACACTTTACAGGGGAGCTGCCCACTGGTCTAAAAACCCAGACCATCAGCAAACCCGACAGGAAGTTCATCAATGAATTTTCGGCATTGGTGGAAAGTAACCTTTCCAATGAAGACTTTACAGTAGAGACCATTTGTAAGCACATAGGCATATCCAGGGTACAGTTATACAGGAAAGTAAAAGCTTTGCTAAATGTTAATGTGAATGATTATATCCTGAATACAAGATTGCAGAAAGCAAAATACTTTTTGAAGAATGAAGACACGCCTATTGGAGAAATAGCCAGTAAAACCGGCTTTTCTTCCTCGGCTTACTTCTCCAGTGTATTTAAAACAAAAGTGGGCATTACTCCAAAAGAGTATAGGGAAAAATAA
- a CDS encoding HopJ type III effector protein produces MREQLATLIKQLKDNSGTFKEVIEFIETYYQHQPTAFKNGAAYNEATQNQGSAKVFAFAQFNNLSKEDTLYLFAEHYQSVLNNPDGTDHQNIRQFMTHGWPGIVFEGQAMLEK; encoded by the coding sequence ATGAGAGAGCAACTAGCTACTTTGATTAAACAATTAAAAGACAATTCAGGCACGTTTAAAGAGGTAATAGAATTTATTGAAACCTACTATCAACATCAGCCAACCGCCTTTAAAAATGGTGCGGCATACAATGAAGCCACCCAAAATCAGGGCAGTGCCAAAGTCTTTGCTTTCGCCCAATTCAATAACCTGAGCAAAGAAGATACCCTTTACCTATTTGCAGAGCACTATCAATCGGTATTAAACAATCCGGACGGCACCGATCACCAAAACATCCGGCAATTTATGACGCATGGCTGGCCGGGGATCGTTTTTGAAGGGCAGGCCATGCTGGAGAAATAG